In Anas acuta chromosome 6, bAnaAcu1.1, whole genome shotgun sequence, the following are encoded in one genomic region:
- the RPL37A gene encoding large ribosomal subunit protein eL43, whose protein sequence is MAKRTKKVGIVGKYGTRYGASLRKMVKKIEISQHAKYTCSFCGKTKMKRKAVGIWHCGSCMKTVAGGAWTYNTTSAVTVKSAIRRLKELKDQ, encoded by the exons ATG GCCAAGCGCACCAAGAAGGTGGGGATCGTGGGTAAGTACGGCACCCGCTACGGCGCGTCCCTGAGGAAGATGGTGAAGAAGATCGAGATCAGCCAGCACGCCAAGTATACCTGCTCCTTCTGCGGCAAG ACCAAAATGAAGAGGAAGGCTGTTGGGATCTGGCACTGCGGATCCTGCATGAAGACAGTTGCTGGTGGTGCCTGGACTTACAA caCCACCTCTGCAGTGACAGTCAAATCTGCGATCAGAAGGCTGAAAGAACTGAAGGACCAGTAG